A stretch of the Sulfolobus acidocaldarius SUSAZ genome encodes the following:
- a CDS encoding glycoside hydrolase, with the protein MKPLGFIGNGLTSALVDNGSIVWLTFPRFDSPSVFGKLLDDNAGEFSIRPVEDEFKVSQSYLVPNVLSTTFKNSNGKAEIVDLMPIGEKAIIRKVRTEIPLTFKVIPMFNYGLYRPIIRRKDDGIQFLNPVSRECLSLLSDAPAEDIKPPGTTLYLVYSSDCAYGPLDKGKQLEIDLENSFNLTIDYWKDKIRSNDEVWKTSVGVLLGLIYSPSGSSIAAATTSLPEAVGDSRNWDYRFIWVRDSSMISEALLYSGYVVEARRILNFMLALVNFTAKPLLHPLYTVDGSDPPPEIEIPWLSGYMNSRPVRVGNAAASQIQLDIEGFLIDAIYKYYKYTGDKVFVEENLDKIKYIGDWVSKNWMLKDAGMWEDRGDPKHYTHSKVMMWVTLDRIEKIMNVKIHEKDEIKEWIMRNCIKDGSFVRSSDSNDVDANLLTLPLYDFIDVKDPIFLRTLKRIEDELYVDGFVKRYSQDFMGEAKHPFALATIWLARVYIRLGRKERAMELLNKVLKPSGTLYLIGEHIDVKNMEYTGNYPQAFVHAQLLLALKEVKGLST; encoded by the coding sequence ATGAAACCTTTAGGATTTATTGGAAATGGATTAACATCTGCCCTTGTTGACAATGGATCCATTGTGTGGCTCACATTCCCTAGATTTGATTCACCGTCAGTATTTGGAAAATTGTTAGACGATAATGCTGGAGAGTTCTCTATTAGACCCGTAGAGGATGAATTCAAAGTTTCTCAAAGTTATCTTGTGCCTAATGTTCTTTCGACTACATTCAAGAATAGTAATGGCAAGGCTGAAATCGTAGATCTGATGCCAATAGGGGAAAAGGCTATTATCAGAAAAGTAAGAACCGAAATCCCCCTCACTTTTAAAGTAATTCCCATGTTTAATTACGGACTGTATAGACCGATTATAAGACGGAAAGACGACGGTATACAGTTTCTTAATCCCGTTTCTAGAGAGTGCCTATCACTCTTAAGTGATGCACCTGCTGAGGACATTAAACCACCTGGGACAACACTATACCTAGTTTACAGTTCTGACTGTGCGTATGGTCCCTTAGATAAGGGAAAACAACTGGAAATCGATCTGGAGAATTCCTTTAACCTCACCATCGATTACTGGAAAGATAAAATAAGATCAAATGATGAGGTGTGGAAAACAAGTGTAGGAGTTCTCTTAGGCTTAATTTACTCCCCTTCAGGCTCAAGTATAGCTGCTGCTACTACATCATTACCTGAAGCTGTTGGTGATAGTAGAAATTGGGATTACAGATTTATATGGGTCAGAGACTCTTCCATGATATCTGAAGCCCTACTATATTCAGGCTATGTTGTAGAGGCAAGGAGGATACTGAACTTCATGCTTGCTTTAGTTAATTTCACCGCAAAACCATTACTACATCCATTATATACAGTAGATGGCTCTGATCCTCCCCCAGAAATTGAAATACCATGGCTCTCAGGATACATGAACTCAAGACCGGTCAGAGTAGGTAATGCGGCTGCATCACAGATACAACTGGACATTGAGGGATTCCTTATAGATGCCATCTATAAATACTATAAGTACACTGGTGATAAAGTGTTCGTTGAGGAGAATTTGGATAAAATAAAGTATATCGGAGACTGGGTTTCCAAGAACTGGATGCTAAAGGATGCTGGAATGTGGGAGGACAGAGGAGACCCCAAACATTACACTCACTCTAAAGTCATGATGTGGGTCACGTTAGACAGAATAGAGAAAATTATGAATGTGAAGATTCATGAAAAGGATGAAATAAAGGAATGGATCATGAGAAATTGCATTAAGGACGGAAGCTTTGTGAGAAGTTCAGACTCGAATGACGTGGACGCAAACTTGTTAACCCTACCATTGTACGATTTCATAGATGTTAAAGACCCAATATTCCTTAGAACGCTGAAGAGAATTGAAGATGAGTTGTATGTTGACGGTTTCGTAAAGAGGTATTCTCAGGACTTTATGGGGGAAGCTAAGCACCCATTTGCACTTGCGACAATTTGGCTGGCTAGAGTGTATATAAGACTTGGAAGGAAGGAGAGAGCAATGGAGTTATTGAACAAGGTGTTGAAACCGTCTGGGACGTTGTACCTAATTGGTGAACATATTGATGTAAAGAATATGGAGTATACTGGTAATTACCCTCAGGCTTTTGTACACGCTCAGTTGTTACTAGCTCTGAAGGAGGTAAAAGGTCTAAGTACATGA
- a CDS encoding membrane protein, with protein sequence MDFSVLLASLGISILELSEASAVAVIFQGIYKNSKPFLYAIAGILIVLVPVFTLGQYIVLLPINYVLLVAAVILAYFGYKLLRSARRSFKGSKKKHEEKEEGIMTVFVVSSTEALEAGLVILALIPQSFSSALLGTGIAVIIVIALTIALRSQIMRIRVPHLKFVLSALLFGLATLFVAEALVDIDEVFLPLFFVIYLGINYLVIKL encoded by the coding sequence ATGGATTTTTCAGTTCTTTTGGCTTCTCTTGGTATAAGCATTTTAGAACTGTCTGAGGCAAGTGCAGTAGCTGTCATATTTCAAGGGATATACAAGAACAGTAAGCCATTCCTATACGCCATTGCTGGAATACTTATAGTTTTAGTCCCTGTTTTCACCCTAGGTCAGTATATAGTTCTACTTCCCATAAATTACGTGTTACTAGTAGCTGCTGTTATTTTAGCTTACTTCGGTTATAAGCTATTACGTAGCGCAAGAAGGAGTTTTAAGGGCTCTAAGAAGAAACATGAGGAAAAAGAAGAGGGAATAATGACTGTCTTTGTTGTTTCATCCACCGAAGCCCTGGAGGCAGGACTTGTAATATTAGCCCTAATCCCTCAAAGCTTTTCCTCAGCTTTGTTAGGGACTGGAATAGCTGTGATAATTGTAATTGCCTTAACAATTGCACTTAGGTCTCAAATCATGAGGATACGCGTTCCACATTTAAAATTCGTGTTATCAGCTTTACTATTTGGGCTTGCTACCCTTTTCGTTGCAGAAGCACTAGTTGATATCGATGAGGTCTTCTTGCCCTTGTTCTTTGTAATATACCTAGGAATAAATTACCTGGTGATAAAACTATGA
- a CDS encoding 4-carboxymuconolactone decarboxylase: protein MSSESRYQKGLELRKQVVGEKYVNRALSTATDFTKPLQDLITEHVWGNIWSRPVLDRKTRSLITVAMLIALNRPNELRIHIKGALRNGCSKEEIRELLIHSTVYCGFPAAVDAFKIAEEVTEEWEKGNRD, encoded by the coding sequence ATGAGCTCCGAAAGCAGGTATCAAAAAGGTCTTGAGTTAAGGAAACAGGTTGTTGGAGAGAAGTACGTCAACAGAGCACTATCTACAGCAACTGATTTCACTAAACCCTTGCAAGACCTTATTACTGAGCATGTTTGGGGAAATATATGGTCTAGACCCGTACTGGATAGGAAAACAAGAAGTTTAATAACTGTAGCCATGCTAATAGCACTGAATAGACCAAATGAACTGAGAATACATATTAAGGGTGCTCTTAGGAATGGGTGTTCTAAAGAGGAGATCAGGGAACTACTAATCCATTCTACAGTGTACTGTGGTTTTCCTGCTGCAGTGGACGCATTTAAGATCGCCGAGGAAGTAACAGAAGAGTGGGAGAAAGGAAATAGGGACTAG
- a CDS encoding DNA-binding protein produces the protein MFDASSIINLIKRGIVSPLANGETLNLALYESMSAVWKEYRKLKVISRDLAAKYIGAIIKVMNIIPVNSINGSEEEVFDLALKEDLTIYDASYLLVAINRNLILVTDDKVLRDKASRYVIAMSTKELLTRSGFVD, from the coding sequence CTGTTTGACGCAAGTTCAATCATAAACCTTATAAAAAGGGGCATCGTTTCCCCATTAGCTAATGGAGAGACATTAAACTTAGCGCTATATGAGTCCATGAGTGCCGTATGGAAGGAATATCGGAAACTAAAAGTAATTAGTAGGGATTTAGCAGCAAAATACATAGGAGCAATAATAAAGGTGATGAACATAATACCCGTAAATTCCATCAATGGATCAGAAGAGGAAGTATTTGATTTAGCATTAAAGGAGGACTTGACTATCTATGATGCCTCCTATTTACTAGTCGCCATCAATAGGAACCTCATATTAGTAACGGATGATAAGGTGTTGAGAGATAAGGCATCAAGGTACGTAATTGCTATGAGTACAAAGGAACTTCTCACCAGATCTGGATTCGTAGACTAA
- a CDS encoding cobalt ABC transporter ATP-binding protein encodes MYAVEIKGLQFFYLGYSTPAITVDELFIEKGESVLITGRSGSGKSTLVSCINGIIPHMTSGDLKGEVYVLGKSVKDTPLSKLSTVVGTVLQDPESQVVNYTVEEEVAFGPENLNFPPEQIVERVKESMEIAGISHLWGRETTTLSGGELQRTVLASVLTMRPEVLILDEPTSNIDPEGTDQIFSTLKDLRGQKTLIIVEHKVERVLPFVDRVILVDKGKVSLDLEKDEILEGAETLHSAGVEVPEYFIYAKKFGVKSPDLDTVKKLIAQNNVKLEHPKRRTPENKILAANLKINVKEKQIVDFSLDLWEGELIAIMGKNGAGKTTALKALAGILDASEYTITGSIKYQGEELINKPVWYRGKYMIYMPQSFDLMLVTNQVRKEIEYSLKKRKVKNYREISEKYMREFGLFDYRDRDPTLLSMGERRRVAMASVLASGVKIMLMDEPTSGQDYSNKMNLGKELRQLTDKGYTVLVVTHDSKFVYDFADRLIVISDGKKVLEGRPEEVFISSSRYGINPPSDFLLRW; translated from the coding sequence ATGTACGCAGTAGAGATAAAGGGATTACAATTTTTTTACTTGGGATATTCAACACCAGCTATAACAGTTGATGAACTCTTCATCGAGAAGGGAGAGTCGGTACTCATTACAGGTAGATCAGGATCAGGTAAGTCCACACTAGTTAGTTGCATTAATGGAATTATTCCCCATATGACAAGTGGAGATCTAAAAGGTGAAGTTTACGTACTAGGGAAGAGTGTAAAGGATACGCCTTTGTCTAAGCTGTCCACAGTTGTAGGCACAGTCTTACAAGACCCTGAAAGCCAAGTTGTGAATTACACTGTGGAGGAAGAAGTTGCCTTTGGACCGGAGAACCTGAATTTTCCTCCAGAACAGATTGTGGAGAGAGTAAAGGAGTCCATGGAGATAGCTGGGATATCACACTTATGGGGAAGGGAGACTACAACGCTATCGGGAGGAGAGCTACAGAGGACAGTATTAGCTTCTGTCCTCACCATGAGACCAGAGGTGCTAATATTAGATGAGCCAACTTCAAATATAGATCCGGAAGGAACTGATCAAATTTTCTCTACACTGAAAGACCTCAGGGGGCAAAAGACACTCATCATAGTAGAACATAAGGTGGAGAGGGTACTACCATTTGTGGACAGAGTTATTCTCGTGGATAAGGGTAAGGTTTCACTTGACCTTGAAAAGGATGAAATATTGGAGGGAGCTGAGACCTTACATTCAGCTGGAGTCGAAGTACCTGAGTATTTCATTTATGCAAAAAAGTTCGGAGTCAAGTCACCGGATCTAGATACAGTGAAGAAATTGATAGCACAAAATAATGTTAAATTGGAACACCCTAAGAGGAGGACTCCTGAGAACAAGATACTAGCTGCAAACCTGAAGATTAATGTTAAGGAAAAACAGATAGTAGATTTTTCTCTGGATTTATGGGAGGGAGAACTAATTGCCATAATGGGGAAAAATGGTGCAGGGAAGACAACTGCGCTGAAAGCGTTAGCTGGAATTCTAGATGCGTCTGAATACACTATAACGGGATCAATAAAATATCAAGGGGAGGAACTAATCAATAAACCCGTCTGGTATAGAGGTAAATACATGATTTATATGCCACAGTCCTTTGACCTTATGTTAGTCACAAACCAAGTGAGAAAGGAAATTGAGTATAGTTTGAAGAAGAGAAAAGTAAAGAACTACAGGGAGATAAGTGAGAAGTACATGAGAGAGTTTGGGTTATTCGATTATAGGGATAGGGATCCCACGTTACTAAGTATGGGTGAGAGGAGAAGGGTAGCTATGGCATCAGTTTTAGCTTCAGGCGTAAAAATTATGTTAATGGATGAACCAACCTCAGGTCAGGACTACTCAAATAAGATGAACCTAGGTAAAGAATTACGCCAACTTACCGACAAAGGCTACACTGTTCTGGTGGTTACACATGATTCAAAATTTGTCTATGATTTTGCCGACAGGTTAATAGTAATAAGTGATGGGAAGAAAGTTCTCGAAGGTAGACCAGAGGAAGTTTTTATAAGTTCCTCTAGATATGGAATAAACCCACCTTCAGACTTCCTTCTCAGGTGGTAG
- a CDS encoding MFS transporter: MTIRNRSEVFKIAFSAFFADLGYQSTVASFPIVFVLIFGAPFYMYGIGEALNYGLGTLMSYIGGIAGDRYGRKRTAVLGNSLIILVSFMGFARDYIQALLLFMLGWWFRNFRSPPRRAMMAEVTNPDERAEAFGILHSIDIAGALLSITILTLVLYFRLSLLSYLPFTVLPLIISTILLSIVKAGHRQNNNSGKTKVTVTNKRVFWGIIISTFFFGYSQYSFGFPILTTTEITGQEYLGTISYGIFLAGSSLFGYLFGISKFRELRALAFLGYLLSALVSLGFAFISGYGITSLYTLSFLMGIAVASAETFEPTVISKLTNEYAYGSAMGYLSAGRSIGIFLGNTIMGFLYQLSYSYAYVFAFFTSLIAFLIILVVSER, from the coding sequence ATGACAATCAGAAATAGATCTGAGGTATTCAAAATAGCTTTCTCAGCCTTCTTTGCTGATTTAGGATATCAATCAACTGTGGCATCTTTCCCGATAGTCTTTGTACTCATATTTGGAGCCCCCTTCTATATGTACGGTATAGGTGAGGCTCTAAACTACGGTTTAGGAACGTTAATGTCTTATATTGGGGGAATAGCTGGAGATAGGTACGGAAGGAAGAGGACTGCAGTCCTGGGAAATTCCCTTATCATCTTAGTCTCCTTTATGGGTTTTGCAAGAGATTACATTCAAGCTCTGTTACTTTTCATGTTAGGATGGTGGTTCAGAAATTTTAGATCTCCTCCAAGAAGGGCTATGATGGCTGAGGTAACAAATCCTGATGAGAGAGCAGAGGCTTTTGGAATTCTTCATTCAATAGACATAGCTGGAGCGTTACTATCAATTACCATACTTACACTAGTGCTATATTTCCGCTTATCCTTACTATCATATCTTCCCTTCACTGTTCTTCCCCTAATAATCTCTACAATACTGCTATCTATTGTGAAAGCTGGTCATCGTCAAAATAATAATTCAGGTAAAACCAAGGTCACAGTAACAAACAAGAGAGTCTTTTGGGGTATTATTATTTCCACTTTCTTCTTTGGATATAGCCAATACAGTTTCGGTTTCCCTATATTGACGACTACTGAGATTACAGGGCAGGAGTATTTGGGAACAATCTCTTACGGCATATTTCTAGCAGGTTCATCTTTGTTTGGATACTTATTTGGTATATCAAAATTTAGGGAACTCAGAGCCCTAGCCTTTCTGGGATATTTACTTTCAGCTCTTGTCTCCTTAGGTTTTGCATTTATCTCAGGTTATGGTATAACATCACTTTACACACTGTCATTTCTAATGGGGATAGCTGTAGCTTCTGCAGAAACCTTTGAACCAACAGTAATATCGAAACTGACAAATGAATATGCTTATGGTTCAGCAATGGGGTATTTATCTGCAGGAAGGAGTATAGGAATATTCCTGGGTAATACCATAATGGGATTTCTTTATCAATTAAGCTATAGTTATGCATATGTGTTTGCCTTTTTCACATCACTCATAGCATTCCTAATAATATTGGTTGTTAGCGAGAGGTAG